Proteins encoded in a region of the Atopobium sp. oral taxon 416 genome:
- a CDS encoding GntR family transcriptional regulator, with amino-acid sequence MRSTATPLYQQIYDDLKGAIKNGTYKNGDRIPSEAELSQRYQVSRITVRRAIEDLCSDGYLVKMQGRGTFVGARHISRHLSRTRDISTFTKMCQEIGVRPGARVIDRQITPGRNDELEFFGMPEGTLMLLVRRVRTADDLPVCDERVILPYEWARDLLTAPLEDVSMFDTIEHVLGRRPDHNPVWTINAVKASTEQAQLLEVSAGDPLIYSSTGYVDADEKPVCIGRDYFVGGRYEIDL; translated from the coding sequence ATGAGAAGCACGGCAACGCCGCTCTATCAGCAGATCTACGACGACCTCAAGGGTGCCATCAAGAATGGCACCTATAAGAACGGCGATAGGATTCCCTCCGAGGCCGAGCTCAGCCAGAGATATCAGGTGAGTCGCATCACAGTTCGTCGTGCGATCGAGGACCTCTGCTCCGACGGTTACTTGGTAAAGATGCAGGGGCGTGGAACGTTCGTGGGCGCACGTCACATCAGTCGACACCTGTCCCGCACGCGTGACATCAGCACGTTCACGAAGATGTGCCAAGAAATTGGTGTGCGTCCGGGGGCGCGTGTGATAGACAGGCAGATAACCCCCGGGAGGAATGACGAGCTCGAGTTTTTTGGGATGCCGGAGGGAACGCTTATGCTCCTGGTGCGTCGCGTGAGGACAGCGGACGACCTGCCGGTATGCGACGAACGTGTGATCCTGCCCTACGAATGGGCTCGCGACCTGCTCACGGCGCCGCTCGAGGACGTTTCCATGTTTGACACAATCGAGCATGTGCTGGGGCGCCGTCCGGACCACAACCCTGTCTGGACCATCAACGCGGTGAAGGCATCTACCGAGCAGGCGCAGCTACTTGAGGTCTCTGCCGGCGACCCGCTCATCTACAGCAGTACAGGCTATGTCGACGCGGATGAGAAGCCCGTATGCATCGGCCGCGACTACTTCGTGGGCGGAAGGTACGAGATCGACCTCTGA
- a CDS encoding HAD hydrolase-like protein, with protein MPVVHDLHSRSVLCAIRSSPGPEFIEESMRATRAMSYVRPVISREECHEFKSSPEIYHTAMELLGVRARDCVVVEDSSRWHTRRRGVGRARVCALRPRPSVSLDQGGWTWWLSCSLG; from the coding sequence ATGCCCGTGGTGCATGACTTGCACTCACGTAGCGTGCTTTGCGCCATCCGCTCGTCGCCAGGCCCTGAGTTCATCGAGGAGTCTATGCGGGCGACAAGGGCCATGTCCTATGTGAGACCTGTCATTAGTAGGGAGGAGTGCCATGAGTTCAAGTCCTCACCTGAGATCTACCATACTGCGATGGAGCTGCTTGGCGTCCGTGCGCGAGATTGCGTCGTGGTGGAGGATTCCTCCCGTTGGCATACGCGCCGGCGAGGCGTCGGGCGCGCTCGTGTGTGCGCGCTGCGGCCCCGGCCAAGCGTGAGCCTCGATCAGGGGGGATGGACGTGGTGGTTGAGTTGTTCGCTCGGTTAA
- a CDS encoding SIS domain-containing protein, producing MFEIDLSKPKQIVADVLKDHQIDSVAFVGCGASMSELYPAKYFLANNTRTLNVQLFTANEFNYDTPAWVSPNTFVVTCSLGGTTPETVKANGTAKALGAPVTAITYNATSPLTGGVDHVIVHGFEKNYAAKVEKMGYALALAVELLQQVEGTDLYEGMVNGLNKVYDLAEDAAEHAGKLASGFASDFKDDQLIYVMGSGASAKVAYSTSMFLFSEMQWLDSVAYNSGEYFHGPFELTEKDKPYLLFMSDGATRPMDARALTFMQRFDAKVAVIDAKDYGLSGVVGSKVATYFNPFVHTAVMRVYAEKISEARQHPLTMRRYMWKLQY from the coding sequence ATGTTTGAAATTGACCTCAGCAAGCCCAAGCAGATCGTGGCGGACGTCCTCAAGGACCACCAGATTGACTCCGTGGCGTTCGTTGGCTGTGGTGCATCGATGAGCGAGCTCTATCCCGCAAAGTACTTCCTGGCGAATAACACCCGCACCCTGAACGTACAGCTCTTCACTGCCAACGAGTTCAACTACGACACCCCGGCCTGGGTGAGTCCCAACACCTTCGTTGTCACCTGCTCACTCGGCGGCACTACACCCGAGACCGTAAAGGCCAACGGTACGGCCAAGGCGCTTGGCGCTCCCGTGACGGCCATCACGTACAACGCAACCTCCCCACTGACCGGGGGCGTCGATCATGTGATCGTGCATGGCTTCGAGAAGAACTATGCCGCCAAGGTGGAGAAGATGGGCTACGCCCTGGCCCTCGCGGTCGAGCTGCTCCAGCAGGTGGAGGGCACGGACCTTTACGAGGGCATGGTTAACGGTCTCAACAAGGTGTATGACCTCGCCGAGGATGCGGCTGAGCACGCGGGCAAGCTCGCGAGCGGGTTCGCAAGCGACTTCAAGGACGACCAGCTCATCTATGTCATGGGCTCGGGCGCGAGCGCGAAGGTCGCCTACTCCACGTCCATGTTCCTGTTTTCCGAGATGCAGTGGCTCGACTCCGTCGCATACAACTCCGGCGAATACTTCCATGGCCCTTTCGAGCTGACCGAGAAGGACAAGCCCTACCTGCTCTTTATGAGCGATGGTGCGACCCGTCCGATGGATGCGCGCGCTCTCACGTTCATGCAGCGCTTCGACGCCAAGGTCGCCGTTATCGACGCTAAGGACTATGGCCTGTCCGGCGTCGTAGGCTCGAAGGTCGCCACGTACTTCAACCCCTTTGTTCATACCGCCGTCATGCGCGTGTACGCCGAGAAGATTTCCGAGGCGAGGCAGCACCCGCTCACCATGCGTCGCTACATGTGGAAGCTCCAGTACTAG
- a CDS encoding PTS system mannose/fructose/sorbose family transporter subunit IID, which yields MTTTPLKTMMSKEKDMAMNEVSTRKKISQFFWRSWAIQDSWNYERQMNMGFMYGIAPTIDRCYPNTDTDPEQMERKKEAYRRHMAFYNCTPQTSAFVLGLSASMEEELAEDPKAFDPDTINAMKTSLMGPLSGIGDSFFQGTIRVIAFGLGVSLAKQGSFLGPVLAMVISIIPSVLVTWFGAKLGYEGGRDFLEKMQHGDLMDRVMYVCGIVGLMAIGAMVATLIGATAPATFVHGTVKIQKILDGIMPQMISLALMGLMYWLIKKNVKSGWILMVCIFGGILLSVLGILA from the coding sequence ATGACTACGACCCCCTTGAAGACGATGATGAGTAAGGAGAAGGATATGGCTATGAACGAAGTCTCTACTCGCAAGAAGATCAGCCAGTTCTTCTGGCGCAGCTGGGCCATCCAGGACTCTTGGAACTACGAGCGCCAGATGAACATGGGCTTCATGTATGGCATCGCTCCCACGATCGATCGCTGCTACCCCAATACGGACACGGATCCGGAGCAGATGGAGCGCAAGAAGGAAGCGTACCGTCGTCACATGGCGTTCTACAACTGTACCCCGCAGACGAGCGCCTTCGTGCTTGGCCTCTCTGCCTCGATGGAGGAGGAGCTTGCCGAGGACCCCAAGGCCTTCGACCCAGATACCATCAACGCCATGAAGACATCGCTGATGGGACCGCTCTCCGGCATTGGCGACTCGTTCTTCCAGGGCACGATTCGTGTAATCGCGTTCGGTCTCGGTGTGAGCCTGGCAAAGCAGGGTTCCTTCCTTGGGCCCGTGCTCGCAATGGTCATCTCGATCATCCCGTCGGTGCTCGTCACGTGGTTCGGCGCAAAGCTTGGGTATGAGGGCGGTCGTGACTTCCTTGAGAAGATGCAGCACGGCGACCTCATGGACCGTGTGATGTACGTCTGCGGCATTGTGGGTCTTATGGCAATCGGTGCTATGGTCGCGACCCTCATTGGGGCGACGGCGCCGGCGACTTTCGTGCATGGCACGGTGAAGATCCAGAAGATCCTGGACGGCATCATGCCCCAGATGATCTCCCTCGCTCTCATGGGGCTTATGTATTGGCTCATCAAGAAGAACGTCAAGTCAGGCTGGATCCTCATGGTCTGCATCTTCGGCGGAATCCTGCTCTCGGTCCTCGGAATCCTGGCATAG
- a CDS encoding PTS sugar transporter subunit IIC codes for MNMFVSALLVGLVSVFCMLDSRLLGRLNFEQPLIGATLVGVVLGDPMTGLAVGAATELVSMGLVQVGAAVPADMVLGGIIASAFACLTGATAETAMTIAVPVAVLGQLLGIVFRSIIAVLGHVADAAIEEGRFKRAQYMHIVVGTILYSLMYFVPTFFAILLGTDLVKSIVSFIPGWLTTGLNVATKFLTAYGLALLLSLSLKKGMGVFFFIGFLLAAYLKLSVTAVSLLGVTAALVLTDLKFGRKVAAIGGGAATLPSSDDYDPLEDDDE; via the coding sequence ATGAACATGTTCGTTAGCGCCCTGCTCGTGGGTCTGGTCAGTGTGTTCTGCATGCTTGACTCGCGCTTGCTCGGTCGTCTCAACTTCGAGCAGCCACTCATCGGTGCGACACTTGTGGGCGTTGTGCTCGGCGATCCCATGACCGGCCTTGCCGTCGGCGCGGCGACCGAGCTCGTGAGCATGGGCCTTGTGCAGGTCGGTGCTGCAGTCCCGGCCGACATGGTGCTCGGTGGCATCATCGCGTCGGCGTTTGCCTGCCTCACGGGCGCCACGGCGGAAACCGCCATGACCATCGCGGTGCCCGTGGCCGTCTTGGGTCAGCTCCTCGGCATCGTGTTCCGCTCAATCATCGCCGTGCTCGGACATGTGGCTGACGCCGCAATTGAGGAGGGTAGGTTCAAGAGGGCTCAGTACATGCACATCGTGGTCGGTACCATCCTCTACTCCCTCATGTACTTCGTTCCCACGTTCTTCGCCATCCTTCTGGGCACCGACCTCGTGAAGAGCATCGTGAGCTTCATACCCGGTTGGCTTACCACGGGGCTGAACGTCGCGACCAAGTTCCTCACCGCCTACGGTCTCGCGCTGCTCCTCTCGCTCTCTCTCAAGAAGGGCATGGGTGTTTTCTTCTTCATCGGATTCTTGCTGGCCGCCTATCTCAAGCTTTCCGTTACGGCGGTCTCCCTGCTTGGCGTCACGGCTGCGCTCGTGCTGACGGACCTCAAGTTTGGCCGCAAGGTGGCAGCGATCGGTGGCGGCGCGGCGACGCTTCCCTCGTCCGATGACTACGACCCCCTTGAAGACGATGATGAGTAA
- a CDS encoding PTS mannose/fructose/sorbose transporter subunit IIAB — protein MNQVILASHGGLATGALDTVHMIVGDAPNVHAVSLLRDDKEPITSKVERLASGFDPQDAVYVLTDMLGSSVNNSMVEYQASHPGVTVIAGMNMPIVLTLVLSDKRLDDAAVRDLVAEGRRGIVNCAHPDAPTQEPQAQTTGRPKANGGPAKIVLTRLDYRLLHGQVVFSWVTKVGAERIIVVDDATANDEVRRGALRLAKPTGVRLNVFTVDRALKKMAKLNTLGEKVMFVFGNTSELRRFYESYCLGAVNLGATANHDGAQMIGGKGSSVFLDDVQKADINALLDMDVKIYVQQTPALPRVDVTEKL, from the coding sequence ATGAACCAAGTGATCCTTGCGTCTCATGGCGGGCTTGCAACGGGGGCGCTGGACACCGTCCACATGATCGTGGGGGATGCCCCGAATGTGCATGCAGTCTCGCTGCTTCGTGATGACAAGGAGCCCATCACAAGCAAGGTCGAGCGACTTGCCAGCGGATTCGATCCCCAGGATGCCGTGTACGTACTCACAGACATGCTGGGCTCAAGCGTCAACAACTCGATGGTCGAGTACCAAGCAAGTCATCCGGGTGTCACCGTGATTGCCGGGATGAACATGCCCATAGTCCTGACCCTGGTGCTTTCCGACAAGAGGCTCGATGACGCCGCGGTGCGCGATCTCGTAGCGGAGGGGAGGCGCGGCATCGTGAACTGCGCGCATCCTGATGCACCCACACAAGAGCCTCAGGCTCAGACCACGGGACGTCCAAAAGCCAATGGTGGTCCCGCGAAGATTGTCCTCACGAGGCTCGACTATCGCCTGCTCCATGGTCAGGTCGTATTCTCCTGGGTCACGAAGGTGGGAGCCGAGCGAATCATCGTGGTGGATGATGCCACTGCAAACGACGAGGTCAGAAGGGGTGCGCTCCGTCTTGCCAAACCCACGGGCGTGCGTTTGAACGTCTTCACCGTCGACCGTGCCCTCAAGAAGATGGCAAAGCTCAACACGTTGGGCGAGAAGGTCATGTTTGTCTTTGGTAATACGTCCGAGCTGCGCAGGTTCTACGAGTCCTACTGCCTGGGTGCGGTGAACCTCGGAGCGACCGCCAATCACGACGGTGCTCAGATGATCGGCGGCAAGGGGTCCTCCGTCTTCCTGGATGACGTCCAGAAGGCCGACATTAACGCACTTCTCGACATGGACGTGAAGATCTACGTGCAACAGACTCCCGCACTCCCGCGGGTGGACGTGACCGAAAAGCTGTAG
- a CDS encoding helix-turn-helix domain-containing protein produces MVSLQEGDCIATLHAEGRPIAYIAAEIGRDSSSVCHKLKRNGRHGRFRACAAQKEGG; encoded by the coding sequence ATCGTAAGCCTACAGGAGGGGGACTGCATAGCCACGCTGCATGCAGAGGGAAGGCCAATCGCCTATATCGCGGCAGAGATCGGCAGGGACAGCTCCAGCGTCTGCCACAAGCTCAAGAGGAACGGCCGCCACGGGCGCTTTAGGGCATGTGCCGCCCAAAAGGAGGGCGGATGA
- a CDS encoding SIS domain-containing protein yields MSEKSEQIKVQGEVASIVSNVLAECDVTHVAWVAAGGSNGGFYAAHYFMERECKGIASHMYTSNEFVLATPAYVDERTLCVICSMRGTKETCVAARVAKEHGAATIALYVNESDLTETCDQKIAYESIALDESRTERVNSSIALMIAMSLTNQTEGYAHYDEAMRAFDVVDAIYRKALDYAQPLAHEWASRMAGQKTIYVMGSGPAYGSAYIFSICNIEEMLQIDSPTINSCEFFHGPFEILDRAKPVFLLVSVGRCRAADKRALDFLKRYGDDNVYVLDGKEIGLNDLPDTVSEYFNHILFSPILNNVYMRALSAATNKDYNTRRYMWKVAY; encoded by the coding sequence GTGAGCGAGAAGAGCGAGCAGATCAAAGTTCAGGGCGAGGTAGCTAGCATCGTGTCCAACGTGCTTGCGGAGTGCGACGTCACGCATGTAGCGTGGGTTGCCGCTGGTGGCTCCAACGGTGGCTTCTATGCCGCCCATTACTTCATGGAGCGCGAGTGCAAGGGGATTGCCTCGCACATGTACACAAGCAACGAGTTCGTTCTTGCGACGCCGGCTTATGTGGATGAGCGCACCCTTTGTGTGATCTGCTCTATGCGCGGCACCAAGGAGACCTGCGTTGCCGCAAGGGTTGCCAAGGAGCACGGCGCTGCGACCATCGCGCTCTATGTGAACGAGTCGGACTTGACCGAGACGTGCGACCAGAAGATTGCCTACGAGTCCATTGCCCTCGACGAGAGCCGAACCGAGCGGGTCAATTCGAGCATCGCGCTCATGATCGCAATGAGCCTGACCAACCAGACGGAGGGCTATGCCCATTACGATGAGGCCATGCGGGCGTTTGATGTGGTGGATGCCATCTACCGGAAGGCTCTCGACTACGCGCAGCCACTTGCGCACGAGTGGGCTTCCCGCATGGCTGGCCAGAAGACCATCTATGTCATGGGTTCAGGTCCTGCCTATGGCTCAGCGTACATATTCTCGATTTGCAACATCGAGGAGATGCTCCAGATCGACTCGCCCACGATCAACAGTTGCGAGTTCTTCCACGGTCCGTTTGAGATACTCGACAGGGCTAAGCCGGTCTTCCTACTGGTTTCCGTTGGGCGCTGCCGTGCGGCTGACAAGCGCGCTCTCGACTTCCTCAAGCGCTATGGCGACGACAACGTCTACGTGCTCGACGGGAAGGAGATTGGCCTGAACGACCTCCCGGATACCGTGAGCGAGTACTTCAACCACATCCTGTTCTCGCCCATCCTCAACAACGTCTACATGCGCGCTCTCTCCGCTGCCACAAACAAAGACTACAACACGCGCCGCTACATGTGGAAGGTCGCCTACTAG
- a CDS encoding transposase has product MELDDLLRETLDEYLASYKEHSSKIERFDKRIEELAGDDDYKESVKKLGCLLGIKTHTAPSLIVETGDFSRFAKGNTYAAFLGLAPGESSSGTKIQRSGISKAGNSHLRTFLIEGAKGICKGQIGHKSKELRCRQDGNTADVIAYADRANTRLQSKYYRMIRHGKKKCSGCCSCQGTCLLYMGNDDRQHRFQRSRKEGSMSNIWSICLSRVLRTAYAASPVTAICP; this is encoded by the coding sequence TTGGAACTGGATGATCTGCTGCGCGAGACCCTCGACGAGTATCTGGCATCCTATAAGGAACACTCATCAAAGATCGAACGCTTCGACAAACGGATCGAGGAACTTGCTGGCGATGATGATTACAAGGAAAGTGTCAAAAAGCTTGGCTGTCTTCTCGGTATAAAGACTCATACGGCACCTTCACTGATTGTAGAGACCGGCGATTTCAGTCGTTTTGCCAAAGGCAATACCTACGCTGCATTCCTCGGGCTTGCGCCGGGAGAATCTTCCAGTGGAACAAAGATCCAACGTAGCGGAATTTCAAAAGCTGGCAACAGTCATCTTCGTACGTTTCTCATTGAAGGGGCAAAAGGAATCTGCAAGGGACAGATCGGACATAAATCCAAGGAACTGCGCTGCAGGCAGGACGGAAATACAGCTGATGTCATTGCATATGCTGACAGAGCAAACACAAGACTTCAAAGCAAGTATTACCGCATGATCCGCCACGGGAAAAAGAAATGTAGCGGTTGCTGCAGTTGCCAGGGAACTTGCCTGCTTTATATGGGCAATGATGACAGGCAACATCGCTTTCAGAGAAGCCGGAAAGAAGGCAGCATGAGTAACATCTGGTCCATTTGTCTGTCAAGGGTGCTACGCACCGCTTACGCGGCAAGTCCTGTGACAGCCATCTGTCCATGA
- a CDS encoding helix-turn-helix domain-containing protein yields the protein MVSLQEGDCIATLHAEGRPIAYIAAEIGRDSSSVCHKLKRNARHGRFRACAAQKEGG from the coding sequence ATCGTAAGCCTACAGGAGGGGGACTGCATAGCCACGCTGCATGCAGAGGGAAGGCCAATCGCCTATATCGCGGCAGAGATCGGCAGGGACAGCTCCAGCGTCTGCCACAAGCTCAAGAGGAACGCACGCCACGGGCGCTTTAGGGCATGTGCCGCCCAAAAGGAGGGCGGATGA
- the nrdG gene encoding anaerobic ribonucleoside-triphosphate reductase activating protein, producing the protein MRYANIKYCDIADGEGVRTTLFVSGCRRHCPFCFNDSAWSFDAGKPFDANVEDDIIKSMEPFYIDGLSVLGGEPMEPENQEGLVDFLEKVKKTYPQKDIWLYSGFTLEELQGKVPVKAPYTTSPRTDVTDRILNTLDVLVDGPFIQAEKDISLRFRGSANQRLIDMPKTLKTGRVVIWHDDPLFENHSL; encoded by the coding sequence ATGAGGTACGCAAACATCAAATACTGTGACATCGCTGACGGTGAGGGTGTCAGGACCACACTGTTTGTCTCCGGATGCCGCAGGCATTGCCCATTCTGCTTCAATGACTCTGCATGGAGCTTTGATGCGGGCAAGCCGTTTGATGCAAACGTAGAGGATGACATTATCAAGAGCATGGAGCCTTTCTATATCGATGGGCTGTCCGTCTTGGGCGGAGAGCCGATGGAGCCTGAGAACCAGGAAGGTCTGGTCGACTTCCTCGAGAAGGTCAAGAAGACCTACCCCCAAAAGGACATCTGGCTCTACTCCGGATTCACGCTTGAAGAGTTGCAGGGCAAAGTCCCCGTCAAGGCTCCTTACACCACAAGCCCTCGCACCGACGTTACGGACCGTATCCTCAACACATTGGATGTCTTAGTCGATGGCCCCTTTATCCAAGCAGAGAAGGACATCTCACTGCGTTTTAGGGGCTCTGCAAACCAACGCCTGATCGATATGCCCAAGACCCTCAAGACAGGCAGGGTTGTTATCTGGCACGACGATCCACTCTTCGAGAACCATTCACTGTAA
- a CDS encoding OPT/YSL family transporter, with translation MRYRNCSGNRLKPRYGSHDRLRLYPVTKDIIPSIAHTTTKAPDTKQQKNPDDNPRSLVTGNPNYDAGILGLAVAAVALFICFGLSLGPLPSLIVVVLCFICTTMSAQPCGQTCIGPMEIFGLLVLLAVTALGQNTQVQLFYMAGIIAVACGLTGDVMNDLKAGKILSTSPRVQWIGRAISGLLGAVVASAVLFALLNIYGQDVSVRVKLLWQPRFP, from the coding sequence ATGAGATATCGCAACTGCTCAGGCAACCGTCTCAAGCCTCGGTATGGGTCTCATGATAGACTCAGGCTTTACCCCGTCACAAAGGACATTATTCCTTCAATCGCACATACCACAACAAAAGCCCCAGACACCAAACAGCAGAAGAATCCGGACGATAATCCCCGCTCCCTGGTCACCGGTAACCCCAACTACGATGCCGGGATCTTAGGGCTGGCTGTCGCTGCAGTCGCCCTCTTTATCTGCTTTGGACTCTCTTTAGGACCACTGCCGAGCCTCATCGTCGTAGTCCTGTGCTTTATCTGCACCACGATGTCTGCGCAGCCCTGTGGACAGACGTGTATTGGCCCGATGGAGATCTTCGGCCTGCTCGTGCTTCTGGCTGTTACCGCCCTGGGACAGAACACCCAAGTACAGCTCTTCTACATGGCGGGCATCATCGCAGTCGCCTGCGGCCTCACCGGTGATGTAATGAACGACCTCAAGGCAGGTAAGATCCTCAGCACCTCACCGCGCGTCCAGTGGATCGGCCGAGCGATCAGTGGCCTTCTCGGCGCAGTGGTCGCAAGCGCCGTCCTCTTTGCCCTTCTTAATATCTATGGACAGGATGTCTCGGTCCGGGTAAAACTTTTGTGGCAGCCCAGGTTTCCGTGA
- the nudC gene encoding NAD(+) diphosphatase, with protein MTNAMIQELGNHVFDNHFHNVGPEPDDYMLHYAPYASHVGADSAVVMMDGMLAREEEGQLVLPKLRDYQTKPEYVYLFAIDDMRFFLALDVVVNVGDEFTYLGLNGCRFYTPRYLAFAAITGYQLWDWHKHNRFCGACGTKLLHAPKSRELVCPNCGMIVYPRINIGVIIGITDGDKLLLTKYTGRSYTHYALVAGYTEVGETLEQTCEREIMEEVGLHVKNLTYFTDQPWSFSGTLLIGYFARLDGGSQIKLDHHELAVAEWKTRSELSKTHEDTSSMTNYMIEAFAKGEDPFSQGR; from the coding sequence ATGACTAACGCAATGATTCAGGAACTCGGGAACCATGTCTTCGACAACCACTTCCACAACGTGGGGCCGGAACCGGATGACTATATGTTGCACTACGCCCCCTATGCCAGTCACGTCGGGGCCGATTCTGCTGTCGTAATGATGGATGGAATGCTCGCCCGTGAAGAGGAGGGACAGCTTGTCCTCCCCAAGCTGCGTGACTACCAGACCAAACCCGAGTATGTTTACCTCTTTGCAATCGACGATATGCGCTTCTTCTTAGCGCTCGACGTGGTGGTGAATGTTGGGGATGAGTTTACCTATCTCGGGCTGAACGGCTGCCGGTTCTATACGCCCCGCTACCTCGCCTTTGCTGCAATCACAGGCTATCAGCTGTGGGATTGGCACAAGCACAACCGTTTCTGCGGCGCCTGCGGTACCAAACTCCTTCATGCCCCCAAATCTCGGGAGCTTGTCTGCCCTAACTGCGGCATGATCGTCTACCCGCGCATCAATATCGGCGTGATCATCGGTATCACTGATGGGGATAAACTATTGCTCACGAAGTACACCGGCCGCTCTTATACGCACTATGCGTTGGTGGCGGGCTACACCGAGGTAGGGGAGACACTCGAGCAGACCTGTGAGCGTGAGATTATGGAAGAGGTGGGCCTCCATGTGAAAAATCTCACCTACTTTACTGATCAGCCGTGGTCCTTCTCAGGGACCTTGCTCATCGGTTACTTTGCCCGCTTGGATGGTGGCAGCCAAATCAAGCTCGACCACCATGAGCTTGCGGTGGCGGAGTGGAAGACGCGCTCTGAGCTCTCGAAGACGCATGAGGATACTTCGAGCATGACGAACTATATGATCGAGGCCTTCGCGAAAGGCGAAGATCCGTTCTCACAGGGACGTTAA
- a CDS encoding Cof-type HAD-IIB family hydrolase — translation MPTWSLSHPIKAAFFDADGTLLSFKTHTISESTKRALQALKKSGTKCFLATGRAPYMCDSIDTSDMEGFILFNGQFILDRYGVIFKATIDKDDVATVVGQVHQGLYECAFLAEQKAYASGRNELVDRVDEMAHISFPVEDIDQALSQDIYQFNIFLLPGKTDIVRNNTKHLKITRWTPEFVDAFPIDGGKSRGVDKMLEHYQIPQEESIAFGDGGNDLQMFGAAGTSVAMGNGNPEVKEEADFVTDDVDHNGIWNACVKLGLIDGELL, via the coding sequence ATGCCAACCTGGTCATTGAGCCACCCTATCAAGGCTGCCTTTTTTGATGCTGATGGCACGCTGCTGTCATTTAAAACCCATACGATCTCAGAGTCCACGAAGCGTGCCCTCCAGGCATTGAAGAAGTCCGGGACAAAGTGTTTCTTGGCAACGGGGCGTGCTCCCTATATGTGCGACTCGATCGATACCTCAGATATGGAAGGCTTCATCCTCTTTAATGGCCAATTCATCCTGGATCGCTACGGCGTGATCTTTAAGGCAACGATCGACAAGGACGATGTAGCGACCGTGGTCGGCCAGGTACACCAGGGGCTCTATGAGTGCGCCTTCCTAGCAGAGCAGAAAGCCTATGCCAGCGGCCGCAATGAGCTGGTAGATAGAGTAGATGAGATGGCACACATCAGTTTTCCGGTAGAGGACATCGATCAAGCCCTTAGCCAGGATATCTATCAGTTCAATATTTTCCTGCTGCCGGGAAAGACCGATATTGTGCGTAACAACACCAAGCACCTCAAGATTACCCGGTGGACCCCTGAGTTCGTCGATGCTTTTCCGATCGACGGTGGAAAATCTCGCGGTGTAGATAAGATGCTCGAGCACTATCAGATTCCTCAGGAGGAGTCCATTGCCTTCGGTGACGGCGGCAACGACTTACAGATGTTCGGAGCAGCTGGTACCAGCGTCGCAATGGGCAACGGTAACCCCGAAGTGAAGGAGGAGGCTGACTTTGTGACAGACGATGTGGACCATAACGGAATCTGGAACGCGTGTGTGAAGTTGGGCCTCATCGACGGCGAGCTGCTGTAG
- a CDS encoding ATP-binding protein — translation MWADVFGNAPIALAIADRLYYRCHLIRITGSSYRIKDLPAASLSQRRVQAPILADSIAPAGADILPKSVSLGLTLTYREMVHSA, via the coding sequence ATGTGGGCCGACGTCTTCGGCAATGCGCCTATAGCCTTAGCCATAGCCGACAGGCTATACTACCGTTGCCATCTCATACGCATCACGGGAAGCTCCTACAGGATCAAGGACCTGCCTGCAGCCAGCCTCTCTCAAAGGAGGGTGCAGGCACCGATTCTGGCTGATTCCATTGCCCCGGCTGGTGCAGATATATTGCCCAAATCGGTAAGCCTGGGGTTGACTTTAACATATCGGGAGATGGTGCACTCAGCTTGA